From Camelus dromedarius isolate mCamDro1 chromosome 12, mCamDro1.pat, whole genome shotgun sequence, the proteins below share one genomic window:
- the FIBIN gene encoding fin bud initiation factor homolog, translating to MVFMKFLWMGFLCHLCQGYFDGPLYPEMSNGTLHHYFVPDGDYEENDDPEKCQLLFRVSDHRRCSQGEGSQASSLLSLTLREEFTVLGRQVEDAGRVLEGISKSISYDLDGEESYGKYLRRESHQIGDAYSNSDKSLTELESKFKQGQEQDSRQESRLNEDFLGMLVHTRSLLKETLDISVGLRDKYELLALTIRSHGTRLGRLKNDYLKV from the coding sequence ATGGTGTTCATGAAGTTCCTCTGGATGGGTTTTCTGTGCCACCTGTGTCAGGGCTACTTCGATGGCCCTCTCTACCCAGAGATGTCCAACGGGACTCTGCATCACTACTTTGTGCCCGACGGGGACTATGAGGAGAACGATGACCCCGAGAAGTGCCAGCTGCTCTTCAGGGTGAGTGACCACCGGCGCTGCtcccagggggaggggagccaggccAGCAGTCTGCTGAGCCTCACCCTGAGGGAGGAATTCACCGTGCTGGGTCGCCAGGTGGAGGACGCCGGGCGCGTCCTGGAGGGCATCAGTAAGAGCATCTCCTACGACCTGGACGGGGAGGAGAGCTATGGCAAGTACCTGCGCCGGGAGTCCCACCAGATCGGGGATGCCTACTCTAACTCGGACAAGTCCCTCACCGAGCTGGAAAGCAAGTTCAAGCAGGGCCAGGAACAGGACAGCCGGCAAGAGAGCAGGCTCAACGAGGACTTCCTGGGGATGCTGGTCCACACCAGGTCCCTGCTGAAGGAAACGCTCGACATCTCTGTGGGGCTCAGGGACAAATACGAGCTGCTGGCTCTCACCATCAGGAGCCATGGGACCCGGCTAGGTCGGCTGAAAAACGATTACCTTAAAGTGTAG